One genomic window of Channa argus isolate prfri chromosome 5, Channa argus male v1.0, whole genome shotgun sequence includes the following:
- the lmcd1 gene encoding LIM and cysteine-rich domains protein 1: MDVSSAMEKMSVKHRAGGKGGAATCLACKESCSGYQPHSWRKACVACGCNMVDHAPGGDHEDDQHMGRLLADSPCSHLTAKVKGGGGLRMYKRNRMIVTNPVVSRKDPTFVTTTYDWAPAGLNQKLAMQYMELIPESRRPVSGTYGALERHQQLLRQLPIYDLDPMKCQSLTSEEEISSMLLFVKHYKQEVLGVGEVALPGEGGALKEAAIQRTAKDVKDHSNIDKKDALEQPDHSSTNSNTSSSTAGSANGTDINTKAKYQCTGCHGEVAKESPAVYAERAGYHSNLWHPTCFVCSECGQGLVDLVYFWSNQKLFCGRHYCQTVWPRCSGCDELIFCKSFHSAKDGQRWHHQHYCCWKCGQSLDTPCQH; encoded by the exons ATGTCTGTAAAGCACAGAGCGGGAGGAAAAGGAGGTGCAGCAACATGCCTCGCATGTAAGGAGAGCTGCTCTGGATACCAGCCACACTCTTGGAG GAAAGCATGCGTAGCCTGTGGCTGCAACATGGTCGACCACGCTCCTGGAGGGGATCATGAAGACGACCAACATATGGGACGCCTGCTTGCAGATTCACCCTGCTCTCATTTAACTGCCAAGGTTAAAGGAGGTGGCGGTCTACGCATGTACAAGCGAAACCGTATGATCGTAACCAATCCGGTGGTTTCACGCAAGGATCCGACCTTCGTAACCACAACATATGACTGGGCACCGGCTGGTCTCAACCAGAAGCTG GCCATGCAGTACATGGAGCTCATCCCGGAGAGTCGACGTCCAGTCTCTGGGACGTATGGAGCGTTGGAACGACATCAGCAGCTCCTTAGGCAGCTTCCAATCTATGACCTGGACCCCATGAAATGCCAGAGCCTGACCAGTGAGGAGGAG ATTTCCTccatgctgctgtttgtgaaaCACTACAAACAGGAGGTGTTGGGTGTTGGAGAGGTGGCCTTACCCGGCGAGGGTGGAGCTCTGAAGGAAGCGGCCATTCAGAGGACAGCGAAGGATGTCAAGGATCACAGCAACATTGATAAGAAAGATGCTTTGGAGCAGCCGGACCACAGCTCCACCAACAGcaacacctcctcctccactgccGGTTCAGCTAATGGAACAGATATCAACACTAAAGCCAAATAT CAATGTACCGGTTGCCATGGTGAAGTTGCCAAGGAAAGTCCAGCTGTTTATGCTGAGCGTGCAGGCTACCATAGCAACCTGTGGCATCCCACTTGCTTCGTATGTTCAGAGTGCGGCCAGGGATTGGTGGACCTGGTTTACTTCTGGTCCAATCAGAAGCTGTTCTGTGGAAGGCACTACTGTCAGACGGTTTGGCCACGATGCTCTGGCTGTGATGAG CTGATCTTCTGCAAGTCTTTTCACAGCGCGAAAGATGGACAGAGATGGCATCATCAACATTACTGCTGCTGGAAGTGTGGACAAAGCCTCGATACACCCTGTCAGCACTGA